From a region of the Pan paniscus chromosome 19, NHGRI_mPanPan1-v2.0_pri, whole genome shotgun sequence genome:
- the LOC100974087 gene encoding LOW QUALITY PROTEIN: membrane primary amine oxidase-like (The sequence of the model RefSeq protein was modified relative to this genomic sequence to represent the inferred CDS: inserted 2 bases in 1 codon) — protein MAVFIILSLFSVLVTGMGEGGAGSEKGGERECKLNQLPHCPSISPSAQPWTHPGQSQLFADLSREELTAVMRFLTQQLGPGLVDAAQARPSDNCVFSVELQLPPKAAALAHLDRGSPPPAREALAIVFFGRQPQPNVSELVVGPLPHPSYMRDVTVERHGGPLPYHRRPMLFQEYMDIDQMIFDRELPQASGLLHHCCFYQRRGRNLVTMTTAPRSLQSGDRATWFGLYYNISGAGFFPHHVGLELLVNHKALDPARWTIQKVFYQGRYYDSLAQLEAQFEAGLVNVVLIPDNGTGGSWSLKSPVPPGPAPPLQFYPQGPRFSVQGSRVASSLWTFSFGLGAFSGPRIFDVRFQGERVAYEVSVQAALAIYGGNSPSALRSRYIDSGFGLGHFSTPLTHGVDCPYLATYVDWHFLFESQAAKTIXAFCIFEQNQGLPLRRHHSDFYSHYFGGLAETVLVVRSVSTMLNYDYVWDMVFHPNGAIEIRLHTTGYISSAFPFGAAQRYGNKVSEHTLGTVHTHSAHFKVDLDVAGLENWVWAEDMAFVPMAVPWSPEHQMQRMEVTRKLLETEEQATFPMGGATPRYLYLASNHSNKWGHPRGYRIQVRSFSGEPLPQNSSVERGFSWGRYQLAVTQRKEEEPSSTSIYNLNDPWTPTVDFTDFINNETIAGQDLVAWVTAGFLHIPHAEDIPNTVTVGNGVGFFLRPYNFFDEDPSFYSADSIYFRGDQDAGACEVNPLACLPQAAACAPDLPAFSHGGFSHN, from the exons ATGGCTGTCTTCATTATTTTGTCCCTGTTTAGTGTTCTGGTGACAGGCATGGGTGAAGGTGGGGCTGGGAGTGAGAAAGGAGGTGAGAGGGAATGTAAGCTGAACCAGCTTCCCCATTGCCCCTCCATATCTCCCAGTGCCCAGCCTTGGACACACCCTGGCCAGAGCCAGCTGTTTGCAGACCTGAGCCGAGAGGAGCTGACGGCTGTGATGCGCTTTCTGACCCAGCAGCTGGGGCCAGGGCTGGTGGATGCAGCCCAGGCCCGGCCCTCGGACAACTGTGTCTTCTCAGTGGAGTTGCAGCTGCCTCCCAAGGCTGCAGCCCTGGCTCACTTGGACAGGGGGAGCCCCCCACCTGCCCGGGAGGCACTGGCCATCGTCTTCTTTGGCAGGCAACCCCAGCCCAACGTGAGTGAGCTGGTGGTGGGGCCACTGCCTCACCCCTCCTACATGCGGGACGTGACTGTGGAGCGTCATGGAGGCCCCCTGCCCTATCACCGACGCCCCATGTTGTTCCAAGAGTACATGGACATAGACCAGATGATCTTCGACAGAGAGCTGCCCCAGGCTTCTGGGCTTCTCCACCACTGTTGCTTCTACCAGCGCCGGGGACGGAACCTGGTGACAATGACGACGGCTCCCCGTAGTCTGCAATCAGGGGACCGGGCCACCTGGTTTGGCCTCTACTACAACATCTCGGGCGCTGGGTTCTTCCCGCACCACGTGGGCTTGGAGCTGCTAGTGAACCACAAGGCCCTGGACCCTGCCCGCTGGACTATCCAGAAGGTGTTCTATCAAGGCCGCTACTACGACAGCCTGGCCCAGCTGGAGGCCCAGTTTGAGGCCGGCCTGGTGAATGTGGTGCTGATCCCAGACAATGGCACAGGTGGGTCCTGGTCCCTGAAGTCCCCTGTGCCCCCGGGTCCAGCTCCCCCTCTGCAGTTCTATCCCCAAGGCCCCCGCTTCAGTGTCCAGGGAAGTCGGGTGGCCTCCTCACTGTGGACTTTCTCCTTTGGCCTCGGAGCATTCAGTGGCCCAAGGATCTTTGACGTTCGCTTCCAAGGGGAGAGGGTGGCCTATGAAGTCAGTGTCCAGGCGGCCTTGGCCATCTATGGAGGCAATTCTCCTTCTGCTCTACGAAGCCGGTACATAGATAGTGGCTTTGGCTTGGGCCACTTCTCCACGCCCCTGACCCATGGGGTGGACTGCCCCTACCTGGCCACCTACGTGGACTGGCACTTCCTTTTTGAGTCCCAGGCCGCCAAGACAAT CGCCTTTTGTATATTTGAACAGAACCAGGGCCTCCCCCTGCGGCGACACCACTCAGATTTCTACTCCCACTACTTTGGGGGCCTTGCGGAAACGGTGCTGGTCGTCAGATCTGTGTCTACTATGCTCAACTATGACTATGTGTGGGATATGGTCTTCCACCCTAATGGGGCCATAGAAATCAGACTCCACACCACCGGCTACATCAGCTCAGCATTCCCCTTTGGTGCTGCCCAGAGGTATGGAAACAAAGTTTCAGAGCACACCCTGGGCACGGTCCACACCCACAGTGCCCACTTCAAGGTGGACCTGGATGTAGCAG GACTAGAGAACTGGGTCTGGGCCGAGGATATGGCCTTTGTCCCCATGGCTGTGCCCTGGAGCCCTGAGCACCAGATGCAGAGGATGGAGGTGACCCGGAAGCTGCTGGAGACGGAGGAGCAAGCCACCTTCCCCATGGGAGGCGCCACCCCTCGCTACCTGTACCTGGCCAGCAACCACAGCAACAAGTGGGGTCACCCCCGGGGCTACCGCATCCAGGTGCGCAGCTTTTCTGGGGAGCCACTGCCCCAGAACAGCTCCGTGGAAAGAGGCTTCAGCTGGGGGAG GTACCAGCTGGCGGTAACCCAGCGGAAGGAGGAGGAACCTAGTAGCACCAGCATCTACAATTTGAATGACCCTTGGACACCCACTGTGGACTTCACTGACTTCATCAACAATGAGACCATTGCAGGGCAG GACTTGGTGGCCTGGGTGACAGCTGGTTTTCTGCATATCCCACATGCAGAGGACATTCCTAACACGGTGACTGTGGGGAACGGCGTGGGCTTCTTCCTCCGACCCTACAACTTCTTTGACGAAGACCCCTCCTTCTACTCTGCCGACTCCATCTACTTCCGAGGGGACCAGGATGCTGGGGCCTGCGAGGTCAACCCCCTGGCTTGCCTGCCCCAGGCTGCTGCCTGTGCCCCCGACCTCCCTGCCTTCTCCCACGGGGGCTTCTCTCACAACTAG